The Gemmatimonas phototrophica region TGTGCACGAGATGCACGCGCGGCTCCAGATACCGCTGCGCGGCGGGCGGCTCCGTGACCGGCGGTCCCTTGCCACTCCAGTCCCCAAAGTGCGCACTGGCAATGCGCACCGCCTGCTCCACGTCAATGTCTCCCACCAGCATGAGCGCGGTGGCGTCGGGGCGATAGAACGTGTCGTGGTATCGCACCACTTCGTCACGCGACAGCCGTTCAATGCTCTGCTCATCGCCGCCAGCCAGTCGCGCAAACCGCGAGCTGCGCTCGAACAACAGCCGCGAAAAGAATACGTCGGCCAACCCGCGCGGTTCCGCTCGCAGCTGCGCCAGATCCGCGCGGCGTTCCGCCCGCAACCGCTCCAGCTCGTACTCCGGGAAGGCAGGAAAGCGCAACACTTCGGCCAGCACCGCCATGGCATCTTCCACCCGCGAGGACAGCGCCGTCAGCTGCACGATGGCCGAATCCCAGTCGGCGCCGGTATCCAGCGTCGTCCCGAGCATTTCCAGTCGCGTGGTGAGCTCGAGGGCATTCATGGTGCGCGTGCCTTCGCTCAATCCGCGCGTGACCAGCTGCGCCAGCCCTTCGAAGTCCCGCGGATCACGAGTGACGCCCGCTTCCACCACCGCGAGGGTGGTGACCACCGGAAACGCCGGGACGTTCGCCACCATGATGCGCAATCCGTTGGACAGAATGCGCGTTTCGAAATGCGGGAATCGATACGGACGCGGATGACCAGCGCCTGGACGTGGTGGGGCCGGCGGAAATGCGTCGGTTGGTACAGCGGTCATGCAGTGGCCTCGGCGAGTGCCATATCTGTTTCTGCAGGCGGTTCGTCGGCCGGAACAAAGACCAGCAAGACGCGATTGTCGGCACCCAGGCGTTCACGCGCCAGGCGCGACACATCCGCGGCGCTGGTCGCCTGATAACGGGCCACCTGGGTGTTGATCAGCGTGGGATCTCCAAAGTACGTGGCAAAGCGAGACAGTTGATCGGCCCGTTCGGCCGCC contains the following coding sequences:
- a CDS encoding M16 family metallopeptidase; translation: MTAVPTDAFPPAPPRPGAGHPRPYRFPHFETRILSNGLRIMVANVPAFPVVTTLAVVEAGVTRDPRDFEGLAQLVTRGLSEGTRTMNALELTTRLEMLGTTLDTGADWDSAIVQLTALSSRVEDAMAVLAEVLRFPAFPEYELERLRAERRADLAQLRAEPRGLADVFFSRLLFERSSRFARLAGGDEQSIERLSRDEVVRYHDTFYRPDATALMLVGDIDVEQAVRIASAHFGDWSGKGPPVTEPPAAQRYLEPRVHLVHKDDAPQSEVRVGHVAIPRFHPDYFPVVVMNAILGGLFSSRLNLNLREQHAYTYGAHSAFDWRRAASPFEVSTAVETAVTADALREIVHEFTRIRETPVSEAELSLAVSYLVGVFPIRFETTAEVAGGMANVEIFRLPSNYFDTYRERVAAVTAADVLRVAQTHLDPARLQVVVVGNAEAIREPIAALGLGPITVYDPLDEDLADRVA